One Ignavibacterium sp. DNA segment encodes these proteins:
- a CDS encoding decaprenyl-phosphate phosphoribosyltransferase — protein sequence MFKNYFDLIRVPQWIKNLFVFVPLLFSMHLFEEDYFIISLKAFFIFCLASSFIYIINDIVDIEADANHPIKKNRPLPSGRVSKKNAVILSVIILFIFFGLAFNTDIEFKYFLIAFVILNVLYSFYFKHIVILDVFSIAAGFSIRVLAGAAIIKVPISDWLILTTMFISLFLGVMKRHSELEQVSESNTASTRKVLMDYSATFTNQMATVAAAGVVICYALYTVSPRTVSVFETENLIYTTPFVVFGIFRYMYLEYLNQKGENTTQIMLTDLPMIVTVLLYSLTTVLIIYKIF from the coding sequence ATGTTTAAAAATTATTTTGATTTAATCAGAGTTCCGCAATGGATTAAAAACTTATTTGTTTTTGTTCCCTTGTTGTTTTCAATGCATCTGTTTGAAGAAGATTATTTTATTATTTCATTAAAAGCTTTTTTTATCTTTTGTTTAGCATCAAGTTTTATCTACATAATTAATGATATTGTGGATATTGAAGCTGATGCAAATCATCCGATTAAGAAAAACAGACCATTGCCTTCCGGAAGAGTAAGTAAAAAAAATGCTGTTATTCTGTCAGTCATAATTCTATTCATTTTTTTTGGATTAGCTTTTAATACTGATATTGAATTCAAATATTTTTTAATTGCGTTTGTAATACTTAATGTACTTTATTCATTTTATTTTAAGCACATAGTTATACTTGATGTATTCAGCATTGCTGCTGGATTTTCAATTCGTGTTCTTGCGGGTGCTGCTATCATCAAAGTTCCGATTTCTGACTGGTTGATTTTGACCACGATGTTTATATCACTTTTTCTTGGAGTGATGAAGAGGCATTCAGAGCTTGAACAAGTGTCAGAATCAAATACAGCTTCTACAAGAAAAGTCCTTATGGATTATTCGGCTACCTTTACAAATCAGATGGCTACAGTAGCTGCAGCGGGAGTTGTAATTTGTTATGCACTTTATACTGTTTCTCCCAGAACAGTATCAGTGTTCGAAACAGAAAATCTGATTTATACTACTCCGTTTGTGGTATTTGGAATTTTCAGATATATGTATTTAGAATATCTTAATCAAAAGGGTGAAAACACAACTCAGATAATGCTAACGGATTTGCCGATGATAGTTACAGTTTTACTTTATTCATTAACCACAGTTTTAATTATTTATAAGATATTTTAA
- a CDS encoding methylmalonyl-CoA mutase family protein: protein MSDLEYLKQRKSYDEKAKSAKTNGLKFTTVSGKDINVFYGPDDIENINYLSEIGFPGDYPYTRGIHSNGYRGKIWTMRQFAGFGSPEDTNQRFHYLLDHGQTGLSVAFDLPTLMGWDADAPLSDGEVGICGVAISSLQDMETLFDKIPLDKVSTSMTINSPAAMIFAFYLAVAQKQGVNFKDLRGTLQNDILKEYIAQKEFIYPPTPSMRIIVDMIEYCKNEVPQWNPVSVSGYHIREAGSTSVQELAYTLADGFAYIEACMERGMDVDEFAPRISFFFNSHLDFFEEIAKFRAARKIYAKRLREKYRAKNPRSWWLRFHTQTAGCTLTAQQPENNIVRTAFQALAGVLGGTQSLHTNSMDETLALPSEKAVKIALRTQQLIAYETGVINTVDPLGGSYFVEALTDKMEKEANEIFAEIDAYGGVIPAIEAGYFQKEISDAAYRYQKEVERKEKFIVGINEFVEENEKIEIPILTISPEVQKQQIKRLSELKQSRNQKDVDESLKNIKQAAVDGKNLMPVFLEAAKKYVTLGEMVSELKEVFGIYEETAVF, encoded by the coding sequence ATGTCTGATTTAGAATATCTTAAACAAAGAAAAAGCTACGATGAAAAAGCTAAGTCTGCTAAGACCAATGGATTAAAATTTACTACTGTAAGCGGAAAAGATATTAATGTTTTTTATGGACCTGATGATATTGAAAATATTAACTACCTTAGTGAAATCGGTTTCCCCGGTGATTATCCTTATACCCGCGGGATTCACTCTAATGGTTATCGTGGAAAGATATGGACGATGCGGCAGTTTGCCGGATTCGGTTCACCGGAAGATACCAATCAAAGATTTCATTATTTGCTTGATCATGGACAAACAGGTTTATCAGTTGCATTTGATCTCCCCACGTTGATGGGATGGGATGCGGATGCTCCATTAAGTGATGGTGAAGTTGGGATCTGCGGTGTTGCGATTTCTTCACTGCAGGATATGGAAACTCTTTTCGATAAAATTCCGCTTGATAAAGTTTCAACTTCTATGACAATCAATTCCCCGGCTGCAATGATCTTTGCATTTTATTTAGCAGTTGCTCAAAAACAGGGAGTTAATTTCAAAGATTTGCGCGGAACATTGCAGAATGATATTCTGAAAGAATACATCGCTCAAAAGGAATTTATTTATCCTCCAACTCCTTCTATGAGAATTATTGTAGATATGATTGAATATTGTAAAAACGAAGTTCCGCAATGGAATCCGGTTTCGGTAAGCGGTTATCATATTCGTGAAGCAGGTTCAACTTCTGTTCAAGAGCTTGCTTATACTCTTGCCGATGGATTTGCGTATATCGAAGCTTGTATGGAAAGGGGAATGGATGTTGATGAGTTTGCACCAAGAATATCTTTCTTCTTTAATTCTCATTTAGATTTTTTTGAAGAGATTGCGAAGTTTCGTGCAGCGAGAAAAATTTATGCTAAAAGATTGAGGGAAAAATACAGAGCTAAAAATCCTCGATCCTGGTGGCTGCGGTTTCATACTCAAACTGCTGGATGCACTCTAACTGCACAACAACCGGAAAACAATATTGTAAGAACAGCTTTTCAGGCATTAGCCGGAGTTCTTGGCGGAACACAATCATTACATACAAACTCTATGGATGAAACTCTTGCATTGCCAAGTGAAAAAGCTGTTAAGATTGCATTAAGAACTCAGCAATTGATTGCTTATGAAACAGGTGTGATAAATACTGTTGATCCATTGGGTGGAAGTTATTTTGTTGAGGCATTAACTGATAAAATGGAAAAGGAAGCTAACGAAATCTTTGCTGAGATTGATGCTTATGGTGGAGTTATCCCTGCAATTGAAGCCGGCTATTTTCAAAAAGAAATTTCAGACGCAGCTTATAGATATCAGAAAGAGGTTGAAAGGAAAGAAAAGTTTATTGTTGGTATTAATGAATTTGTAGAAGAAAATGAGAAGATTGAAATCCCGATTCTTACAATTTCACCCGAAGTACAGAAACAGCAGATAAAAAGATTATCTGAGCTAAAACAAAGCCGTAATCAAAAGGATGTTGATGAAAGTCTGAAAAATATTAAACAAGCCGCAGTTGATGGAAAAAATCTTATGCCGGTATTTCTTGAGGCAGCAAAAAAATATGTTACTCTTGGTGAGATGGTTAGTGAGTTGAAAGAAGTTTTCGGAATTTATGAAGAAACGGCAGTATTCTGA
- the mutL gene encoding DNA mismatch repair endonuclease MutL, with the protein MASRIKILPENIANKIAAGEVVQRPESVVKELLENAIDAKASNIELIVKQAGKSLIQVCDDGSGMTEEEALLSIRKHATSKISSIEDLESISTLGFRGEALSSIAAVCQLEIKTETADEETGTLIKIENDSEVVTERISTAKGTCISVKNIFYNIPARRKFLKSDTTELKHIIDTFNRIALAYPEISFRFYNADNLVYDYKEGSLNERIQQVFADNMLEALIPVKEETEYLSVKGYIGKPSIFKKSKGEQFLFLNKRFVFNKSINHAVFTAFENILEKGDYPFFILFISLNPAKVDVNIHPSKLEVKFDDEKDIYNFVLSVVRKSIGTYDLVPTMSFSDTEEGNEKLAFNPFQSLKQNDFSDRPSFVSRDRRERTTVTDEEIDLVFGDLKKNILPDAALDLSIRSETDILGNNIESKVEKSASSDPDTTFLIQLHNKYILSQIKSGLMIIDQHVAHERILYEKALSRLDTNLPFSQQLLFPIKLQFDLASYEIIKELDPMISKLGFRLKYLPKNYILIEGVPDDIKSGSEEKILKEFISEYLTNQSEKHLEEKDNIAKSFSCKAAIKAGDRLSEKEMRLLIDQLFATSMPYVCPHGRPVVIKISLEEFDRRFGRTS; encoded by the coding sequence GTGGCTTCACGGATAAAAATATTACCAGAAAACATTGCCAATAAAATTGCTGCCGGCGAAGTAGTGCAAAGACCTGAGTCTGTTGTAAAAGAATTATTGGAAAATGCGATTGATGCAAAAGCTTCCAACATTGAGCTTATTGTTAAACAGGCAGGAAAATCTCTTATTCAGGTTTGTGATGATGGCAGCGGTATGACTGAAGAGGAAGCTCTATTAAGTATCAGAAAACATGCTACAAGTAAAATTTCATCTATCGAGGATCTCGAATCAATTAGTACTTTAGGTTTTCGCGGTGAAGCATTAAGTTCAATTGCAGCAGTTTGTCAGCTTGAAATTAAAACCGAAACCGCTGATGAAGAAACAGGTACTTTGATAAAAATTGAAAATGATAGCGAGGTTGTTACAGAAAGAATATCAACTGCTAAAGGAACTTGTATATCTGTAAAGAATATTTTTTACAACATACCTGCCAGAAGGAAATTTTTAAAGTCTGATACAACTGAATTAAAGCATATCATTGATACCTTTAACAGGATTGCATTGGCATATCCCGAAATTAGTTTCAGATTTTACAACGCTGATAACCTGGTATATGATTATAAAGAAGGAAGTCTTAACGAAAGAATTCAACAGGTTTTTGCTGATAATATGCTTGAAGCATTGATTCCAGTTAAAGAAGAAACTGAATATCTTAGTGTAAAAGGTTATATTGGCAAACCATCGATTTTTAAGAAAAGCAAAGGCGAACAATTTTTGTTTTTGAACAAAAGATTTGTCTTTAATAAAAGCATCAACCATGCTGTGTTTACAGCCTTTGAAAACATACTGGAAAAAGGTGACTATCCGTTTTTTATTTTATTTATTTCATTAAATCCTGCAAAGGTTGATGTAAACATTCATCCTTCAAAACTTGAAGTTAAATTTGATGATGAAAAAGATATTTACAATTTTGTTCTTTCGGTCGTTCGTAAAAGTATCGGTACTTACGATCTTGTACCAACAATGTCATTTTCAGATACTGAAGAGGGAAATGAAAAACTTGCCTTCAATCCTTTTCAATCTCTTAAACAAAACGATTTTTCAGACAGACCTTCATTTGTTTCCAGAGATAGAAGAGAAAGAACTACTGTAACTGATGAAGAGATTGATCTTGTCTTTGGAGATCTTAAAAAAAATATTTTACCAGATGCAGCTTTAGATTTAAGTATTAGATCAGAAACTGATATTTTAGGAAATAACATTGAGAGTAAAGTTGAAAAAAGTGCATCTTCGGATCCGGATACCACTTTTCTGATTCAATTGCATAACAAATATATTCTTTCTCAGATCAAAAGCGGATTGATGATAATTGATCAGCACGTTGCACACGAAAGAATTTTATATGAAAAAGCTCTATCAAGATTAGATACAAACCTGCCGTTTTCACAGCAGTTATTATTCCCGATTAAACTGCAGTTTGATCTTGCCAGTTATGAGATAATAAAGGAACTTGATCCAATGATTTCTAAGCTCGGATTCAGATTAAAATATCTACCAAAGAATTATATTTTAATTGAAGGCGTTCCTGATGATATTAAAAGCGGGTCTGAGGAGAAGATATTAAAAGAATTTATATCTGAATATTTAACCAATCAATCTGAAAAACATCTTGAGGAAAAAGATAATATTGCAAAATCCTTTTCATGTAAAGCTGCTATTAAAGCAGGTGACAGATTATCAGAAAAAGAAATGCGTTTGCTGATAGATCAATTATTCGCAACATCAATGCCTTATGTCTGTCCGCACGGAAGACCAGTTGTTATTAAAATATCACTTGAAGAATTTGACAGAAGATTTGGAAGAACATCTTAA
- a CDS encoding dihydrofolate reductase: MKISLIVAIAKNGVIGKSNGQMSWHVKEEFKHFKNTTLGFPIIMGRKTFETLGKPLKGRLNIVVSRNVNYKTDFEEVIIMLSLQNAIDYCRGLKPEKIFIIGGGEIYKQAIPLVDEMIITFMKFEAEGEIKFPEFDKEKWQIEKTEDHDLFEIFRYERKK; encoded by the coding sequence TTGAAAATCAGTCTGATTGTTGCAATTGCAAAAAATGGTGTAATTGGTAAATCAAACGGGCAGATGTCCTGGCACGTAAAAGAAGAGTTTAAACATTTTAAAAATACTACGCTTGGTTTTCCTATTATAATGGGCAGAAAAACTTTTGAGACTCTCGGTAAACCGCTTAAAGGAAGATTAAATATTGTAGTAAGCAGAAATGTAAACTATAAAACTGATTTTGAAGAAGTAATAATTATGCTATCATTACAAAATGCAATCGATTATTGCAGAGGACTGAAACCGGAAAAAATATTTATCATCGGCGGCGGTGAAATTTACAAACAGGCTATTCCCTTGGTAGATGAAATGATAATAACTTTTATGAAATTTGAAGCTGAAGGCGAAATAAAATTTCCTGAGTTTGATAAAGAAAAATGGCAAATTGAAAAAACAGAGGATCACGATTTGTTTGAGATATTCAGATACGAAAGAAAAAAATAG
- the thyA gene encoding thymidylate synthase, translating into MKEYLDLVKLVIDKGTYKKSRTGIDTISYFGAFYKVDLQKGFPLLTTKKIEWKSLLNEVLWYLSGEHHIKNLRQHTKIWDAWADESGRLQTAYGRFWRRFPVPASDAILDGEVYVDVNNPFVRKEENGALTFDQVGWVINEIKINPNSRRFVVSAWHPANATVSKLPPCHYSFVFNVNSGKLNCHLTQRSGDIALGIPFNLGAYSLLTQIIAQEAGLELGEFAHTIVDAHIYHAQKGSPMEKYDHLEGLKLQLQREPLPLPKLKIAKKSIDKLKFEDFELSDYKYHEKIRFEVAV; encoded by the coding sequence ATGAAAGAATATTTAGATCTTGTAAAACTGGTTATTGATAAGGGAACATATAAAAAATCCAGAACAGGTATTGATACAATATCTTATTTTGGAGCCTTCTACAAAGTTGATTTGCAAAAGGGTTTCCCGCTTTTAACTACAAAAAAAATTGAGTGGAAGTCATTACTTAATGAAGTATTGTGGTATCTGTCCGGTGAGCATCATATCAAGAATTTGAGACAACACACTAAAATTTGGGATGCCTGGGCTGATGAGTCCGGCAGATTGCAAACTGCTTACGGCAGATTTTGGAGAAGGTTTCCGGTTCCAGCTTCAGATGCAATATTGGATGGTGAAGTTTATGTTGATGTGAATAATCCATTTGTTAGAAAGGAAGAAAACGGAGCATTAACTTTTGATCAGGTAGGGTGGGTAATTAATGAGATAAAAATTAATCCAAACTCAAGAAGATTTGTGGTTTCTGCCTGGCATCCGGCTAATGCAACTGTAAGCAAGCTTCCACCTTGCCACTACTCATTTGTGTTTAATGTAAACTCCGGAAAACTTAATTGTCATTTAACTCAGCGTTCCGGAGACATTGCTTTAGGAATTCCGTTTAATTTAGGCGCTTATTCACTGCTTACTCAGATTATTGCTCAGGAAGCAGGTCTAGAACTTGGTGAGTTTGCTCATACAATTGTTGATGCGCATATTTATCATGCTCAAAAGGGAAGTCCAATGGAAAAATATGATCATCTTGAAGGATTGAAATTACAGTTACAAAGAGAACCACTACCTTTACCAAAATTAAAAATTGCAAAAAAATCTATTGATAAATTAAAGTTTGAGGACTTTGAGTTAAGTGATTATAAATACCATGAAAAAATCAGATTTGAGGTTGCAGTTTGA
- a CDS encoding glycerate kinase, with protein sequence MNVLICPNSYKECADSTRIAEILKQEFSVKSELNLICRPLTDGGDGFIKVCENIYNLKNISAIDIITYGDNLNECQVLYSEKDKRVFIETAQIFGLKRFSEHNRSPLAINSSALGVVLQNLVSLVDNHELEINSIWIGVGGTATIDFGVGACSEFGLKLFDENSVFIEPLPISFNRAVKLKFDFQKLPFRVYCIVDVETELLGNPGAVEIYGPQKGASSEDIEKIKSGISNILSLIKSDFRLPVPDKLNGAGGGLAAGLNIFLGAEIISAEKFISNEILKDIDFSKIDLVVSGEGKFDLQSLEGKATGVLVKICQENSIPLYFINGSTELTEKIKLPAYIHFINLSDFYGTKLEAIQNYEEGIQRAAEIVIKQIIK encoded by the coding sequence ATGAATGTTCTTATTTGTCCAAATAGCTATAAAGAATGTGCAGACTCGACAAGGATTGCTGAAATTCTTAAACAAGAATTCTCTGTTAAATCAGAACTTAATCTTATATGCAGACCATTAACGGATGGGGGAGATGGATTCATAAAAGTCTGTGAGAATATCTATAATCTGAAAAATATATCTGCCATAGATATAATAACTTATGGAGATAATCTAAATGAATGCCAAGTATTATATTCAGAAAAAGATAAACGGGTTTTTATTGAAACTGCACAGATTTTCGGATTAAAAAGATTTTCAGAGCACAATAGAAGCCCATTAGCAATAAATAGTTCTGCTCTTGGAGTAGTACTGCAAAATTTGGTTTCTTTAGTTGATAATCATGAACTTGAAATTAATTCTATTTGGATTGGTGTGGGTGGTACCGCAACTATTGATTTTGGAGTTGGTGCTTGCTCCGAGTTTGGTCTAAAACTGTTTGATGAAAATTCTGTATTTATTGAACCATTACCTATAAGCTTTAACAGAGCAGTAAAATTAAAATTTGATTTTCAAAAATTACCGTTCAGGGTTTATTGCATAGTTGATGTTGAAACTGAATTACTTGGTAATCCCGGTGCAGTTGAGATTTATGGACCCCAGAAAGGTGCCTCATCTGAGGATATTGAAAAAATAAAAAGCGGGATTAGTAATATTCTTTCTTTAATTAAATCTGATTTTAGATTACCCGTACCAGATAAATTGAATGGCGCTGGTGGAGGTTTGGCTGCAGGATTAAATATATTTCTTGGTGCTGAAATAATATCTGCAGAGAAATTTATTTCAAATGAAATATTGAAAGACATTGATTTTTCAAAAATTGATTTGGTAGTAAGCGGCGAAGGTAAATTTGATCTGCAGTCATTAGAGGGAAAGGCAACTGGAGTTTTAGTAAAAATTTGTCAGGAAAACTCAATACCGCTTTACTTTATTAATGGCAGTACAGAGCTTACTGAGAAAATAAAACTGCCAGCTTATATACACTTTATAAACTTATCAGATTTTTACGGTACAAAGCTGGAAGCAATACAAAACTATGAAGAAGGGATACAAAGAGCGGCTGAAATAGTTATTAAACAAATCATTAAATAA
- a CDS encoding glycosyltransferase family 9 protein, protein MKQDRYLITRIDRIGDVVLSTPLPREIKKRDPNCFVAVLVKCQTKDVYLNNPWVDKIIIYDNPDRTNKPFWELVKEIRTEKFTHGFMLLPDERLNYVLLFAGIKNRIGVGHKLYQFLTFTKFVDRKKYIPLRHEADYCLDMLRKLNFPVKDIYPEIFLTKEESNQAMAIKKQLREDGKIIIGVHTTSGNSSPNLSLSTYRELIELLIQKSNYEILITDFNPPSEVKDIPGARYFFDGKSLRSNIIKFSILDVLISNSTGPMHICAALKVPTFSVFCPLTACSKELWGPLGNKSYILLPERKYCETQCPIDPKKCDYSKPGGLQAEQVYKELNKFVDSLFQS, encoded by the coding sequence ATGAAGCAGGACAGATATTTAATTACAAGGATTGATAGAATAGGAGATGTTGTGCTATCAACACCTCTTCCAAGAGAAATAAAAAAAAGGGATCCAAATTGTTTTGTTGCTGTCCTGGTAAAATGTCAGACAAAGGATGTTTATTTAAATAATCCCTGGGTTGATAAAATAATTATTTATGATAATCCTGACCGGACTAATAAACCGTTTTGGGAATTAGTAAAAGAAATCAGAACAGAGAAATTTACACACGGTTTTATGTTATTACCTGATGAGAGACTGAATTATGTTTTATTATTTGCTGGAATTAAAAATCGAATCGGAGTCGGTCACAAACTTTATCAGTTTTTAACTTTTACCAAATTTGTTGATCGAAAAAAATATATTCCCCTGCGGCACGAAGCAGATTATTGTCTTGATATGTTGAGAAAGTTAAATTTTCCTGTTAAAGATATTTACCCCGAAATATTTCTAACAAAAGAAGAATCCAATCAAGCAATGGCAATAAAAAAGCAATTAAGGGAGGATGGAAAAATAATTATTGGAGTTCATACAACTAGCGGTAATTCTTCACCGAATTTGTCATTGAGTACCTATAGAGAATTAATTGAGTTATTGATACAGAAATCTAATTATGAAATTCTAATAACAGATTTTAACCCGCCATCTGAAGTAAAAGATATCCCGGGTGCAAGATATTTTTTTGACGGCAAAAGTTTAAGATCAAATATTATTAAGTTTTCAATTTTGGACGTTCTGATTTCTAATAGCACTGGACCAATGCATATTTGTGCTGCATTAAAAGTACCAACTTTTTCAGTTTTCTGCCCACTAACTGCTTGTTCAAAAGAGTTATGGGGACCTTTGGGAAATAAATCTTATATATTGCTGCCTGAAAGAAAGTATTGTGAAACTCAGTGTCCAATAGACCCCAAGAAATGTGATTATTCAAAACCTGGCGGACTTCAGGCGGAGCAAGTCTATAAAGAGCTTAATAAGTTTGTTGATAGTCTATTTCAATCATGA
- a CDS encoding glycosyltransferase family 2 protein, which translates to MQAQNKISVVIITGNEENNIRDCLQSAVWADEIIVVDSESTDNTVEIAKEFTDKVFVQKWLGYSKQKSYAISLAKNEWVVSLDADERVTKPLADEILNYDLDNTKYSAFKMKRENYFIGKKISGCGWGNDYQLRLFRKSKTKLSERLVHEKFIVEGEVAELKNVILHYSYNNLKEGFDKINTYSSLEAEEKHRKKKVSTFRIIFFPVVAFLQHYLFRKGIKDGKHGLMVSLMHAITKLQVQMKIWEIKQN; encoded by the coding sequence ATGCAAGCACAAAATAAAATTTCAGTTGTGATTATTACTGGTAATGAGGAAAATAATATCAGAGATTGTCTGCAAAGCGCAGTCTGGGCAGATGAAATAATTGTTGTTGATTCAGAAAGTACTGATAACACAGTTGAAATTGCAAAGGAATTTACAGATAAAGTCTTTGTTCAGAAATGGCTTGGATATTCAAAACAAAAATCTTATGCAATTTCACTTGCAAAAAATGAATGGGTAGTTAGTCTTGATGCAGATGAAAGAGTAACAAAACCGCTTGCCGATGAAATACTCAACTATGATCTTGATAATACAAAGTACTCTGCCTTCAAAATGAAAAGAGAAAATTATTTTATTGGTAAAAAGATAAGTGGCTGCGGCTGGGGAAATGATTATCAACTTAGATTATTCAGAAAATCCAAAACCAAACTTAGCGAGAGGCTTGTTCACGAAAAATTTATCGTAGAGGGAGAGGTTGCAGAATTAAAAAATGTAATTCTTCATTATTCATATAATAATCTTAAAGAAGGATTCGATAAAATAAATACATATTCCTCATTAGAAGCTGAAGAAAAACACAGAAAGAAAAAAGTTTCGACATTTAGAATTATATTTTTTCCGGTGGTGGCATTTTTGCAGCATTATCTGTTTCGCAAAGGGATTAAGGATGGTAAACACGGTTTAATGGTTTCGTTAATGCATGCCATAACCAAATTGCAGGTTCAGATGAAAATTTGGGAAATAAAACAAAATTAA
- a CDS encoding glycosyltransferase, whose protein sequence is MLKILHIAPINFAGVPYDFFQMHNACGDYSRIITIHQNERVFPEDVCLKLPLPNFSLVNKMKRKKVEGIEAKLRNQAHYFTPKNSFEKVYYRLYDIFAKPKIEKAISDYSLNDFDIIHYDGGLDFYRNARQALKWKKQGKKIVCCYYGSDLRIRGLIKELDEISDLNITSEFDHLALKKDLEYLFYPYDISELPQKKERISEVVKIIHSPTNRKYKGTELIISVIEKIKKERNIEFLLLENIERSKLLEIKSQCDISIDQVGGTMGGTGYGKAGLETLAMGIPTITNMTKEYISWLKENPFVVANSFDELYNRLIELVDNEKERIDIGKRGIDWIRKYHSFDEVNKKLKQLYAKYGIT, encoded by the coding sequence TTGCTAAAAATACTTCACATAGCTCCTATTAACTTTGCCGGAGTACCTTATGATTTCTTTCAAATGCATAATGCCTGCGGTGATTACTCCCGTATAATTACTATTCATCAAAACGAACGTGTTTTTCCTGAAGATGTTTGTTTGAAGCTGCCCCTTCCAAACTTCTCACTTGTTAATAAAATGAAAAGGAAAAAAGTAGAAGGAATAGAAGCAAAGCTGAGGAATCAAGCACATTACTTTACTCCAAAAAATTCTTTTGAAAAAGTATATTATAGATTATATGATATCTTTGCTAAACCAAAGATTGAAAAAGCTATTTCCGATTACAGTCTTAATGATTTTGATATTATTCATTATGATGGTGGGCTGGATTTTTACCGAAATGCCAGGCAAGCATTAAAATGGAAGAAACAAGGGAAGAAAATTGTCTGCTGTTATTATGGAAGTGATTTGAGAATCCGCGGCTTGATAAAAGAACTTGATGAAATCTCTGATCTAAATATTACAAGTGAATTTGATCATTTAGCATTGAAGAAAGATCTGGAATATTTATTCTATCCTTACGATATATCTGAGCTGCCACAGAAAAAAGAAAGAATAAGCGAAGTAGTTAAGATTATTCATTCGCCGACAAATAGAAAGTATAAAGGGACTGAGTTAATTATCTCAGTAATTGAAAAAATTAAGAAAGAGAGAAATATCGAGTTCCTGCTTTTAGAAAATATTGAAAGAAGCAAACTGCTTGAGATTAAGAGTCAATGTGATATTTCAATTGATCAGGTTGGCGGAACAATGGGTGGAACCGGTTATGGAAAAGCTGGTTTAGAAACTTTGGCAATGGGTATTCCAACAATTACAAATATGACCAAAGAATACATAAGTTGGCTTAAAGAAAATCCTTTTGTTGTTGCAAACAGTTTTGATGAATTATATAATCGTCTTATTGAGCTGGTGGATAATGAAAAAGAAAGAATTGATATCGGCAAAAGAGGAATAGACTGGATAAGAAAATATCACAGTTTTGATGAAGTAAACAAAAAACTTAAACAATTGTACGCCAAGTATGGAATTACATAA
- a CDS encoding GNAT family N-acetyltransferase, with product MLEYFQFDEKILSPEEWDNFVDNSDNGTMFSKRRFLSYHSKDKFKDKSFYITKDGKLYSIFTAALIEREGKKILSSHPGASFGGFVHNSDLNFREAHDLVDMMVEHAKSLKADLIQLTLAPMIYQTKYSNYLDFALVRGGFQYLKREVSSVVQLDFEPDQLLNSYRAEARTATKKALKKGVEIVETERFDEYYEILKKNLKLRHGVNPAHTLDELKKVKSLFPSKIRLWGAFLNDKMLAGVCNFSVNKNVVLAFYISHDEAYQEYRPVNLLFYEIMKRYQTEGFRFLDFGIFTVAMEPNWGLGRFKENFGARGIFRDTFFKEL from the coding sequence ATGTTAGAGTATTTCCAATTTGATGAAAAAATATTATCTCCGGAGGAATGGGATAATTTTGTTGATAACTCCGATAATGGAACAATGTTCAGTAAAAGAAGATTTCTATCTTATCACTCAAAAGATAAATTCAAAGACAAATCATTTTATATAACAAAAGATGGCAAACTGTATTCAATCTTTACTGCAGCTCTAATTGAAAGAGAAGGAAAGAAAATATTATCATCACATCCGGGTGCATCTTTCGGCGGATTTGTACATAATAGTGATCTGAACTTCCGTGAAGCACACGATTTAGTTGATATGATGGTTGAACACGCAAAATCATTAAAGGCAGATCTAATTCAGTTAACACTTGCACCAATGATCTATCAAACAAAATATTCTAATTATCTTGATTTTGCTTTGGTAAGAGGTGGTTTTCAATATCTTAAAAGGGAAGTATCAAGTGTGGTTCAACTGGATTTTGAACCAGATCAATTACTTAATTCATATCGTGCTGAAGCAAGAACTGCAACAAAAAAAGCTCTTAAAAAAGGAGTTGAAATAGTTGAGACTGAAAGATTTGATGAGTATTACGAAATCTTAAAGAAGAATTTGAAATTGCGCCATGGAGTAAATCCCGCACATACATTAGATGAATTAAAGAAAGTTAAATCTCTTTTTCCTTCTAAAATAAGATTGTGGGGAGCTTTTCTTAATGATAAGATGCTTGCAGGTGTTTGTAATTTTTCAGTTAACAAAAATGTTGTCCTTGCATTCTATATCAGTCACGATGAAGCTTATCAGGAATACCGACCGGTTAATTTACTCTTTTATGAAATAATGAAAAGATATCAAACTGAAGGATTTAGATTTTTGGACTTTGGAATTTTTACAGTTGCAATGGAACCAAACTGGGGACTCGGGAGATTTAAAGAAAACTTTGGAGCCCGCGGAATATTCAGAGATACTTTTTTTAAAGAATTGTAG